The following are from one region of the Nicotiana tabacum cultivar K326 chromosome 3, ASM71507v2, whole genome shotgun sequence genome:
- the LOC107830503 gene encoding uncharacterized protein LOC107830503 translates to MLSHSWIKPLCSRGNLLFVLSLGRRATMFHSCSALHSSFQEKPSISKKRKVAVFRELRHVNNLNDAVCVFHQMVRTQPIPSVIEFAKLFRVMINMKHYSAVVSYFREMRKLGISFDDYILTIVINCFCLLDRAEHGFSVLGIFFKSGVQFNVVTFSTLTRGLFEQNKIKDAMWLFQKLVTEKICELDEVMYGTVMNGLCKKGHTQTALSLLRIMEQGDPKPNTVVYSIVVDALCKDKMVGAAFNLFNEMKRKGITPNVLTYSSLVDGLCKLDQWEKVRLLLDEMMFLHIFPNVHTFSMLVDAFCKKGMVEDAVQVLQLMIQRGQKPDAITYNLIMEGYCLRAEIDVARRVFDSMIDSDIKPDIFSYNILINGYCKQKKLDEAMHLYCEISQKGLKSDIVTYCTILQGLFEIGRVKCAESFFSEMQNAGHSPDIYTCGIMLHGYLKNGHVEEAMSLFHRWDKQKEDTNILIYNTGNGGFFKIQKLDKARSIFDKLYSIGLHPDAITYNVTVNGLCIEGLVDEAKELLRKMEDDGSFPENATSNLIMHGLLKSNTANEAIALLKEIVGKGFPAGKATMSLLIELLLLIGEGPFLVNMIPEFHPRNEK, encoded by the coding sequence ATGCTCTCTCATTCATGGATAAAACCTCTCTGTAGCAGAGGTAATTTATTGTTTGTTTTATCACTTGGCCGCCGTGCAACTATGTTTCATTCTTGTTCTGCTTTACATTCTTCATTTCAAGAAAAGCCGTCGATTTCTAAAAAGCGTAAAGTTGCTGTTTTTAGGGAGTTGAGACATGTAAATAATTTAAACGATGCTGTTTGCGTTTTTCATCAAATGGTCCGAACACAACCTATTCCTTCGGTTATTGAGTTTGCAAAATTGTTTAGGGTGATGATTAACATGAAACATTACTCTGCCGTTGTTTCATATTTTAGAGAGATGAGGAAACTGGGGATATCCTTTGATGATTATATCTTGACTATTGTGATTAATTGTTTTTGCTTGTTGGATCGTGCTGAACATGGGTTTTCGGTTCTGGGTATTTTCTTCAAGAGTGGTGTTCAGTTTAACGTGGTTACTTTCAGCACTCTTACGAGGGGGCTTTTTGAACAAAATAAGATTAAAGATGCCATGTGGTTGTTTCAAAAGCTGGTCACTGAGAAAATTTGTGAGCTTGATGAAGTTATGTATGGTACCGTCATGAATGGTCTTTGTAAAAAAGGACATACTCAAACAGCTCTTAGTTTGCTGAGGATAATGGAACAAGGGGATCCCAAACCTAACACTGTTGTGTATAGCATTGTCGTAGATGCGCTTTGCAAAGATAAGATGGTAGGTGCTGCTTTCAACCTTTTCAATGAAATGAAACGGAAAGGCATTACTCCCAACGTACTTACATATAGTTCACTGGTTGATGGTTTGTGTAAGTTGGATCAGTGGGAAAAGGTTAGACTTCTTCTGGATGAGATGATGTTTCTTCATATTTTCCCAAACGTGCACACATTCAGCATGTTGGTAGATGCATTCTGCAAGAAAGGGATGGTTGAAGATGCTGTACAAGTGTTACAGCTAATGATACAAAGAGGTCAAAAGCCAGATGCAATTACCTACAATCTGATAATGGAAGGGTATTGTTTGCGCGCTGAAATAGATGTAGCAAGGAGAGTTTTTGACTCTATGATTGATTCTGACATCAAGCCTGACATCTTTAGTTACAACATATTAATCAATGGATATTGCAAGCAAAAGAAATTAGACGAAGCTATGCATTTATATTGTGAAATCTCGCAAAAGGGGTTAAAATCTGATATTGTTACATATTGTACTATCTTGCAAGGCCTATTTGAAATTGGTAGAGTTAAGTGTGCAGAAAGTTTCTTTTCTGAGATGCAAAACGCAGGCCATAGTCCCGACATTTACACTTGTGGTATAATGCTTCATGGTTATTTAAAGAATGGACATGTTGAAGAAGCGATGTCCCTCTTTCATAGGTGGGATAAACAAAAAGAAGATACTAATATTTTGATCTATAACACAGGCAATGGTGGATTTTTTAAAATTCAGAAGCTTGATAAAGCTCGTTCAATTTTTGATAAGCTTTATTCCATAGGGTTGCACCCTGATGCTATAACATACAATGTAACAGTAAATGGACTTTGTATTGAAGGTTTAGTAGATGAAGCCAAAGAGTTGCTAAGAAAAATGGAGGACGATGGTTCTTTCCCTGAGAATGCCACTTCCAATCTTATTATGCATGGACTTCTCAAGAGTAATACAGCTAATGAAGCGATTGCTCTTTTGAAGGAAAT